In a genomic window of Nostoc sp. UHCC 0870:
- a CDS encoding cation:proton antiporter domain-containing protein, translating into MQEDFRLIVDLVSVLAVAACGGLLASMLKQPVLLGYLIGGMVVGPAGLGLIKEVVQVETLAQFGVAFLLFALGVEFSFAELKKVKAIALGGGGLQIALTILVTVLVCGVTGAWGTLPAKGVFLGSILSLSSTAVVLKCLMERNETETPHGQVMLGILVVQDLALGLMLAVLPALNEPGEVLGIAVITALVRIGLFAAGAVVAGIWLIPPLLRLLARTESRELFLLGVVALCLGIALLTEYLGLSIEMGAFVAGLMISEVEYADQTLTYVEPLRDIFASLFFAAIGMLIDPVFLWNNLELILGLVALVFVGKFLIITPLVKLFRYPLKTALIVGLGLAQIGEFSFVLASEGQALGLVSRPIYSLILGTTAVTLMLTPFVLRLVPFLFNFMESMPWLKPYLDESQAKDVSEELPFKDHIVVCGYGRVGRNLVKLLQQHNLPIVVIDQSESRIQQLREAKIPYVYGNSVSLHVLETAGVNHAKGMAIALPDPMSIRLCLKRALELCPELDLVVRATQDKNIELLYQLGAREVVQPEFEASIEMATYLLTGLGLTPGVLQQEMQQIRSDHYLDFRPERTADEVSRHLKQITQDLNRRWYPLPSDSPLIGMSLEEADMRYLTGVSLMAIRRANGEEMDYPNQQTKLETGDRLLVVGASEELAALAELAQGKIAVPGENTACQWIQVDDHAPILGKTIADLTLHSESGVQIQAIRRDGKFIRCPDSSMDLRTSDQVLLCGSLNALNQMQQLFIYVRGVGV; encoded by the coding sequence GTGCAAGAAGATTTTAGATTAATTGTTGATTTAGTATCTGTTTTGGCCGTTGCGGCCTGTGGCGGATTATTAGCATCTATGCTAAAACAACCTGTGCTACTGGGGTATCTCATCGGCGGGATGGTTGTGGGGCCGGCTGGATTGGGGCTGATTAAAGAAGTTGTGCAAGTGGAAACCCTGGCGCAGTTTGGGGTCGCCTTCTTATTATTTGCCTTGGGCGTGGAGTTTTCCTTTGCGGAACTCAAAAAAGTGAAAGCGATCGCCCTTGGTGGTGGTGGGCTACAAATCGCCTTGACAATTTTGGTTACGGTGTTGGTGTGTGGGGTAACGGGAGCATGGGGAACTTTACCCGCCAAGGGTGTGTTCTTAGGTTCAATCCTCTCTCTATCTTCTACAGCCGTTGTGCTTAAATGCTTAATGGAGCGCAACGAAACCGAAACACCCCACGGTCAGGTAATGCTGGGGATTTTGGTAGTTCAGGATTTAGCCCTGGGTTTGATGTTGGCGGTGTTACCTGCGCTGAATGAACCGGGGGAAGTCCTTGGTATCGCTGTGATCACAGCCTTGGTGCGAATTGGTTTATTTGCGGCTGGGGCGGTGGTGGCGGGAATTTGGCTCATCCCGCCTTTATTGAGACTGTTAGCCCGTACTGAAAGCCGAGAACTATTTCTATTAGGGGTAGTGGCGTTGTGTTTGGGAATTGCTCTGCTGACAGAATATTTAGGACTCTCCATTGAGATGGGGGCGTTTGTCGCTGGGTTAATGATTTCTGAAGTGGAGTACGCCGACCAAACCCTAACCTATGTAGAACCACTGCGAGATATTTTTGCTAGTTTGTTCTTCGCCGCCATTGGAATGTTAATCGATCCGGTGTTTTTGTGGAACAACTTAGAATTAATTTTAGGGTTAGTGGCTTTAGTGTTTGTCGGGAAGTTCTTGATTATCACCCCCTTAGTTAAACTGTTCCGCTACCCATTGAAAACAGCCTTAATTGTGGGGTTAGGACTGGCGCAAATTGGAGAATTTTCCTTTGTGTTAGCTAGTGAAGGACAAGCCTTGGGGTTGGTGTCTCGGCCGATATATTCACTCATTTTAGGAACTACCGCCGTTACACTGATGCTCACTCCCTTTGTGCTGCGGTTAGTCCCATTCTTATTTAACTTCATGGAATCAATGCCTTGGCTAAAACCTTATTTAGATGAAAGTCAAGCCAAAGATGTCTCAGAAGAACTACCTTTTAAAGACCATATAGTAGTGTGTGGCTATGGGCGAGTAGGGAGAAATTTAGTCAAGCTATTACAGCAACATAACCTACCTATAGTAGTGATTGACCAATCTGAAAGCAGAATTCAGCAGTTACGGGAGGCGAAAATACCTTACGTCTACGGTAATAGTGTGAGTTTACACGTTTTAGAGACGGCTGGGGTAAATCATGCCAAAGGAATGGCGATCGCACTTCCTGACCCCATGAGTATCCGTCTTTGTCTCAAACGCGCTTTAGAATTGTGTCCCGAATTAGATTTAGTTGTTCGGGCTACCCAAGATAAAAATATTGAGTTGCTGTATCAATTGGGGGCGAGGGAAGTAGTCCAACCAGAATTTGAAGCTAGTATCGAAATGGCAACTTATCTATTAACTGGCTTAGGCTTGACCCCTGGTGTATTACAGCAAGAAATGCAGCAAATTCGCAGCGATCACTACTTAGATTTTCGCCCAGAACGCACTGCTGATGAAGTTTCCCGCCATTTAAAACAAATAACTCAAGATTTAAATCGGCGTTGGTATCCTCTCCCCTCAGACTCACCCTTAATTGGTATGAGTTTAGAAGAAGCGGATATGCGCTACTTAACAGGCGTGAGTTTAATGGCAATTCGTCGCGCCAACGGCGAAGAAATGGATTATCCCAATCAACAAACTAAATTAGAGACAGGCGATCGCCTGTTAGTTGTGGGAGCATCAGAAGAACTAGCAGCTTTAGCCGAATTAGCCCAAGGTAAAATAGCTGTTCCAGGAGAAAACACCGCCTGTCAATGGATTCAAGTTGATGATCATGCCCCAATTTTGGGTAAAACGATCGCAGACTTAACTTTACATTCCGAATCTGGGGTGCAAATCCAAGCCATACGCCGGGATGGTAAGTTTATCCGTTGTCCTGATAGCAGCATGGATTTGCGAACTAGCGACCAAGTGCTGCTGTGCGGTAGCTTGAATGCTTTAAATCAAATGCAACAACTATTTATTTATGTTAGGGGTGTAGGGGTGTAG
- a CDS encoding Hfq-related RNA-binding protein yields the protein MTITDFDTSLPSIRQVQTLIKQTGKVEFKLVTGDLLTGRILWQDPNCICIMDENSQQITIWKLAIAYLKTGDR from the coding sequence ATGACTATCACTGATTTTGACACTTCACTGCCTAGCATTCGCCAAGTCCAAACCCTGATTAAACAAACCGGAAAAGTAGAATTTAAGCTGGTTACAGGGGATTTACTCACGGGTAGAATCTTATGGCAAGACCCCAACTGTATTTGTATTATGGATGAGAATAGTCAGCAAATCACTATTTGGAAATTAGCGATCGCTTACTTGAAGACAGGTGACAGGTGA
- the dapF gene encoding diaminopimelate epimerase, producing the protein MAIEFTKYHGLGNDFILIDNRSSSSPVLTPEQAVKLCDRHFGIGADGVIFALPGKNGTDYTMRIFNSDGSEPEMCGNGIRCLAGFLADLEGISRNQDTYRIQTLAGVISPQLMPDGEVRVDMGVPRLLASEIPTTLGAADAKVINQPLEVEGQTWDVTCVSMGNPHCITFVEDVATIPLESIGPKFEHHPAFPQRTNTEFIEVVSRDYLKMRVWERGAGITLACGTGACASLVAGVLTEKCDRVAIVELPGGSLQIEWSELDQRIYMTGPAERVFTGKV; encoded by the coding sequence ATGGCAATCGAATTTACTAAGTATCACGGTTTAGGCAACGACTTTATTTTGATTGATAATCGCTCGTCAAGCTCGCCTGTGCTGACTCCTGAGCAAGCTGTTAAATTATGCGATCGCCATTTTGGTATCGGTGCTGATGGTGTGATTTTTGCCTTACCTGGGAAAAACGGCACTGATTACACTATGCGGATTTTTAACTCCGATGGCTCAGAACCAGAAATGTGTGGTAATGGGATTCGCTGTTTGGCAGGGTTTCTGGCAGACTTAGAAGGCATATCCCGCAATCAAGATACCTATCGCATTCAAACCTTAGCTGGTGTGATTTCACCCCAACTCATGCCCGATGGTGAAGTCAGGGTAGACATGGGTGTACCGCGATTGCTGGCTAGTGAAATACCTACTACCTTGGGTGCGGCTGATGCTAAAGTCATTAACCAACCTCTAGAAGTAGAGGGGCAAACTTGGGATGTCACCTGTGTGAGTATGGGTAATCCTCACTGTATTACCTTTGTGGAAGATGTGGCTACGATTCCCTTGGAAAGTATCGGCCCTAAATTTGAACATCACCCCGCATTTCCCCAACGCACGAATACTGAATTTATCGAAGTTGTCAGTCGTGATTACTTAAAAATGCGTGTCTGGGAAAGGGGCGCAGGAATTACCTTGGCTTGTGGGACTGGGGCTTGTGCTTCCTTAGTGGCTGGTGTCTTGACCGAGAAGTGCGATCGCGTCGCTATTGTAGAATTACCTGGTGGTTCTCTGCAAATTGAATGGTCAGAACTAGACCAACGGATTTACATGACAGGCCCGGCTGAGAGGGTTTTCACTGGTAAGGTATAA
- a CDS encoding calcium-binding protein yields MTLNLRLTWLAELPASVQVVLAVIASLLPVKVGTDEDDTLIGSNRSDYIFGLGGNDTLFGFGGNDWLFGGDGDDILDGGDGNDRLFGGKGNDTLLGGNGNDIFWGSEGSDYLVGGNGNDTADYSSFSQGITLRFEYDYTPSDFSELVLEANPALRVYNKDGNFRSPFLGEVGSGPKDTLESVETIIGAAGQTNTINFNFNFPGYERFGFAPRTAAPSIRVDLAAQQITYDTTTLNIQNFNTVIGSIGRDTLLGDENANVLNGFAGGDVLDGRGGDDILHAVSGDTLTGGEGADKFILNASSYSIGGRSGIDFFKITPSIITDFTPGVDTLAVNTDAFFDLYRSSEDSIISLIGFVGVGWGQLPAESFLVLGSGSITEQTRFTYNSTNGDLFYVGPYPGFDLGEVKVATLQGAPTLSANDIVGV; encoded by the coding sequence ATGACACTCAATCTACGATTAACATGGTTAGCAGAACTTCCTGCAAGCGTGCAAGTTGTGTTGGCAGTTATTGCTTCCCTACTACCTGTCAAAGTTGGCACAGATGAAGATGATACCCTCATTGGTAGCAACCGTTCAGACTACATTTTTGGTCTGGGCGGTAATGACACCCTGTTTGGTTTTGGCGGTAATGACTGGCTGTTTGGCGGCGACGGTGACGATATTCTAGATGGCGGTGATGGTAATGACCGATTGTTTGGCGGTAAAGGTAATGATACCCTGTTGGGTGGCAATGGCAATGATATCTTCTGGGGTAGTGAGGGATCTGACTACTTGGTAGGGGGCAATGGCAACGATACTGCTGACTATAGCTCTTTTAGTCAAGGTATTACCCTACGCTTTGAATACGATTATACCCCCAGTGATTTCTCTGAACTTGTCTTGGAGGCAAACCCAGCCCTGCGGGTGTACAACAAAGATGGTAATTTTAGGAGTCCATTCTTAGGAGAAGTAGGTTCTGGTCCTAAAGACACTTTAGAATCGGTGGAAACTATTATTGGTGCTGCGGGTCAGACCAATACCATTAACTTTAATTTCAATTTTCCTGGGTATGAGCGTTTTGGTTTTGCTCCAAGAACCGCAGCTCCATCTATCAGAGTGGATCTGGCTGCACAACAAATCACCTACGATACAACCACCCTCAATATTCAAAACTTTAACACTGTTATCGGGTCTATAGGCAGAGATACCCTGCTGGGTGATGAGAATGCTAATGTGCTAAACGGCTTTGCAGGCGGTGATGTGCTAGATGGTCGAGGCGGTGACGATATTCTCCATGCGGTTTCGGGGGATACCCTCACAGGGGGTGAGGGTGCTGATAAATTTATTTTAAATGCCAGTTCCTATAGTATTGGTGGTAGAAGTGGGATAGATTTCTTCAAAATTACCCCCAGTATTATCACTGATTTTACCCCAGGGGTAGATACACTAGCTGTTAATACTGATGCTTTCTTTGACTTGTATCGAAGTAGTGAGGACTCAATAATCTCATTGATTGGATTCGTTGGCGTAGGCTGGGGGCAATTACCTGCGGAGAGTTTTTTGGTGTTGGGCAGTGGTAGTATTACTGAGCAAACGCGATTTACCTACAACAGTACAAATGGCGATTTGTTTTACGTGGGGCCTTATCCTGGCTTTGACTTGGGTGAAGTGAAAGTCGCCACTCTACAGGGCGCACCCACCCTGTCTGCAAATGACATTGTGGGAGTCTGA
- a CDS encoding PAS domain S-box protein — protein sequence MKTLQEMKAEADLPVLMTDQQGLIIYVNDAFQFVFGWKEAEIIGQTLEAVIPSSFHDSHHLGFSRFAMTEQPTVLNHPLQLKAVRSDGSEIDAEHFITAEKQEGEWIFGAILRPL from the coding sequence ATGAAAACACTGCAAGAAATGAAGGCTGAAGCCGATTTACCAGTCCTGATGACTGACCAGCAAGGCTTGATTATCTATGTGAACGATGCTTTTCAATTTGTGTTTGGCTGGAAAGAAGCAGAAATCATTGGTCAAACATTGGAAGCTGTCATTCCTAGCAGTTTCCATGATTCTCATCATCTAGGCTTTTCTCGCTTTGCCATGACTGAACAACCTACTGTTCTCAATCATCCGCTACAACTCAAAGCTGTCAGGAGTGATGGTAGCGAAATTGATGCCGAACATTTCATTACAGCAGAAAAGCAGGAAGGAGAGTGGATTTTTGGGGCTATACTCCGCCCATTATAG
- a CDS encoding sensor histidine kinase, which translates to MKSDSAPLVDKLRATLGRMEVALGTIIDAITWTDENGKINWSNATFDHLVGKNRFQVLGANLLDLLPLTQQGQAVPKNLHPLSRALQHQLNATDVYEFQKLEKTLILEISWAYVQMKGANASAVLVVRDITAKQIAEEELQRHREQLRELVEERTAKLVAANEQLKKTQVQLVQTEKMSSLGRLVAGIAHEINNPVNFIYANLSYIQKYTEDLLNLLGVYQKCISDPPANIIKQAQEIELDFLLEDLPKALSSVEMGAERIRQIVLSLRNFSRLDEAELKKVDIHEGLDSTLVILAHRLKASADSPGIEIIKKYGDLPLVYCYAGQINQVFMNILSNAIDAIEECNKYETYHQNIITITTEFLVPDWISIRIADNGLGIPESIKSQVFDPFFTTKEVGMGTGLGLSISYQIIVEQHKGKIWCNSGLSKGTEFVMEIPVRPV; encoded by the coding sequence GTGAAATCGGATTCAGCCCCTTTAGTTGATAAGTTACGAGCAACCCTAGGAAGAATGGAGGTGGCACTTGGTACTATTATTGATGCCATCACATGGACTGATGAAAATGGCAAAATCAATTGGTCAAATGCAACCTTTGATCATTTAGTTGGTAAAAATCGTTTTCAGGTTCTTGGTGCTAACCTTCTCGACTTGCTACCACTAACTCAACAAGGTCAAGCTGTTCCCAAAAATTTACACCCACTTTCTCGCGCCTTACAACATCAATTAAATGCTACTGATGTTTACGAATTTCAAAAATTAGAAAAAACATTAATTTTAGAAATTTCTTGGGCTTATGTGCAGATGAAAGGGGCTAATGCTAGTGCAGTTTTAGTTGTACGCGATATTACTGCTAAACAAATAGCAGAAGAAGAACTCCAGCGACATCGAGAACAATTACGGGAGTTGGTTGAGGAGCGCACTGCAAAATTAGTTGCAGCTAATGAACAGTTAAAAAAGACTCAAGTACAACTTGTACAAACTGAAAAAATGTCCAGTTTGGGGCGACTGGTTGCTGGTATTGCCCATGAAATTAATAACCCGGTGAATTTTATCTATGCAAATCTCAGCTATATCCAAAAATATACTGAAGACTTGCTGAATCTTTTAGGTGTTTATCAAAAATGTATTTCTGATCCTCCTGCAAATATTATTAAGCAAGCTCAGGAGATTGAACTAGACTTTTTACTTGAAGATTTACCTAAAGCTTTATCTTCAGTAGAAATGGGTGCTGAACGTATTAGACAAATTGTTTTGTCTCTACGTAACTTTTCTCGTTTGGATGAAGCCGAACTGAAAAAAGTTGATATTCATGAGGGTCTTGACAGCACCCTAGTTATTTTGGCACATCGTTTAAAAGCCAGTGCAGATTCTCCAGGGATTGAAATTATTAAAAAATATGGCGATTTACCTTTGGTCTATTGCTATGCTGGACAAATCAATCAGGTGTTCATGAATATTCTTAGTAACGCGATTGATGCTATAGAAGAATGCAACAAATATGAGACATACCATCAGAATATCATTACCATCACTACAGAATTCTTAGTTCCCGACTGGATTAGTATTCGCATTGCTGATAATGGACTAGGTATACCAGAGAGTATTAAGTCTCAAGTATTTGATCCCTTTTTTACAACCAAAGAAGTTGGGATGGGTACAGGTTTAGGTTTATCGATTAGCTATCAAATTATTGTCGAACAGCACAAAGGTAAAATTTGGTGCAATTCTGGACTAAGTAAAGGAACAGAATTTGTGATGGAAATTCCAGTGAGGCCAGTTTGA
- a CDS encoding DUF2103 domain-containing protein, whose protein sequence is MGKSSADTPKANTHKDGRLVWNHSTHLPGLIPILERLCQQHGIQTITPGVIGRVRGHAPKMQLRVSVPILGGYKVIARQGKTVQEVFILTAHAQDKLEEMIAIAMKQ, encoded by the coding sequence ATGGGCAAATCCAGCGCAGACACTCCAAAAGCCAATACTCACAAAGATGGTAGATTAGTCTGGAATCATTCCACTCATCTGCCTGGTTTAATCCCAATTTTAGAGCGTCTCTGTCAACAGCATGGGATTCAAACCATTACACCAGGGGTAATTGGCAGAGTCAGAGGCCACGCACCCAAGATGCAATTGCGTGTGTCTGTTCCCATTCTTGGTGGTTATAAAGTCATTGCTAGACAGGGTAAGACCGTCCAGGAGGTGTTTATCCTGACGGCTCATGCTCAGGATAAACTTGAAGAAATGATTGCGATCGCCATGAAACAATGA
- the clpS gene encoding ATP-dependent Clp protease adapter ClpS yields the protein MVTKRSAVVFAMGTAPTVTPEKTSQTVRKTYPNYKVIVLNDDFNTFQHVAECLIKYIPGMTSDLAWDLTNQIHHEGQAIVWVGPQEPAELYHQQLRRAGLTMAPLEAA from the coding sequence ATGGTCACAAAACGTTCAGCAGTGGTCTTCGCTATGGGTACAGCACCAACTGTCACTCCAGAAAAGACTAGTCAAACCGTCCGTAAGACTTATCCGAATTATAAGGTGATAGTTTTAAATGATGACTTCAATACTTTTCAACACGTAGCTGAGTGTTTGATCAAGTATATTCCAGGTATGACTAGTGATTTGGCTTGGGATTTGACCAATCAGATACATCACGAAGGGCAAGCCATTGTCTGGGTAGGCCCTCAAGAACCAGCAGAATTGTATCATCAACAGCTGCGTCGGGCTGGGTTAACAATGGCCCCATTAGAGGCAGCTTAA
- a CDS encoding FAD-dependent oxidoreductase → MKRRHQVASLISLTFISGYLVPHSAIIAAPPRSPDKTVNCEILVVGGGLSGVATAYEGLLAGKRVCLTEITDWLGGQISSQGTSALDERPTQRSRQFYSRGYLELRNRIQKKYGQLNPGDCWVSDSCFIPRDAHTILAQMLKDAEKKGKGKLEWFPNTVIKELGVSKNNTSTGGQLINSAIAIQHQPAKGAPPLNTFPLSQTIDDAYRYNNSSRFTKSIIRLVPKQTKGNIPWYVVDASETGEIIALADVPYRLGIDGRSFLEPSSSSTSNDPYCTQGFTYTFAMEATKEPQPQKMPPFYLQYSPYFSYELERLANFDLVFTYRRIWSPNKGQPTTFRGVNFTAPTPGDISMQNWTWGNDYRPGTAKDNLVYTRQQLQATGQLKPGGWMGGLRTETFRKAEEHALSYYYWLVAGTTDSQLGKGVKQQQTNNRFLSGLNSPMGTAHGLSKYPYMREGRRIIGRPSWGQPGGFTIWEIDISRRNYNDEYYRKTLPANMYRQLTAALAGLEATSVISGQISPDKAMRRTRSTIFPDAVGIGHYAIDFHPCMTKSPPEAPGNTERPGERRGGGQAYPFQIALRAMIPQKVDNLIVGGKSIATSHIAAAAYRVHSFEWSAGAAAGTVASFALKNNIAPYQLVDDLPKPEPQLQALKRLLKKNSNPTAFPDTSIFNQDWEDWR, encoded by the coding sequence ATGAAGCGCAGACACCAAGTAGCCTCACTGATTAGTCTTACTTTCATCTCTGGCTACCTAGTACCACATTCTGCTATCATCGCTGCACCACCGAGAAGCCCAGACAAAACGGTCAACTGTGAGATTTTAGTTGTAGGTGGCGGACTTTCTGGTGTAGCTACAGCTTATGAAGGTTTGTTAGCCGGAAAAAGGGTTTGCTTAACAGAAATTACCGACTGGTTGGGAGGACAAATTTCTTCTCAAGGGACATCTGCATTAGATGAAAGACCCACTCAACGCAGTCGCCAGTTTTATTCTCGTGGCTATCTAGAACTACGCAACCGCATTCAAAAAAAATATGGTCAACTCAACCCTGGAGATTGTTGGGTAAGTGATTCCTGTTTTATCCCGCGTGATGCTCATACCATTCTGGCGCAAATGCTCAAAGATGCAGAAAAAAAGGGTAAAGGTAAGTTGGAATGGTTTCCCAATACGGTAATTAAAGAACTGGGAGTCTCCAAGAATAATACTAGTACAGGTGGGCAGTTAATTAATAGCGCGATCGCTATCCAACATCAACCAGCGAAAGGCGCACCCCCTCTAAACACCTTTCCCCTATCGCAAACTATTGACGATGCTTATCGCTACAACAACTCGTCTCGTTTCACTAAAAGTATTATTCGCCTAGTTCCCAAGCAAACCAAAGGTAATATTCCCTGGTATGTTGTAGACGCTAGCGAAACTGGAGAAATTATTGCTTTAGCTGATGTTCCCTACCGTCTAGGTATTGATGGGCGTTCCTTCCTAGAACCTTCATCTTCCAGCACCAGCAATGACCCCTACTGTACACAAGGCTTTACTTATACCTTTGCAATGGAGGCGACAAAAGAACCCCAGCCGCAGAAAATGCCGCCTTTTTATCTACAATACTCTCCCTACTTCAGTTATGAGTTAGAGCGTTTAGCCAACTTTGATTTAGTTTTTACCTATCGCCGCATTTGGAGTCCGAACAAGGGACAACCCACCACATTTAGAGGCGTGAATTTTACCGCGCCCACTCCAGGGGATATATCCATGCAAAACTGGACATGGGGTAATGACTACCGCCCTGGGACTGCGAAAGATAACTTAGTTTACACTCGCCAGCAGTTGCAAGCCACAGGACAATTAAAACCAGGCGGTTGGATGGGTGGACTCAGAACCGAAACTTTCCGCAAAGCTGAAGAACACGCCCTGTCTTACTATTACTGGCTAGTAGCTGGAACAACCGACTCTCAATTAGGGAAAGGTGTGAAACAGCAACAAACCAATAACCGCTTTTTATCAGGGTTAAATTCCCCGATGGGGACAGCACATGGCTTATCCAAATATCCTTATATGCGGGAAGGGCGGCGTATCATCGGCCGTCCTAGTTGGGGACAACCAGGAGGTTTTACTATTTGGGAAATTGATATTTCCCGCCGCAATTACAACGATGAATATTACCGTAAAACCCTGCCAGCAAATATGTATCGCCAGCTAACAGCAGCCTTGGCAGGTTTAGAGGCGACATCGGTAATTTCTGGTCAAATTTCCCCAGATAAAGCCATGCGCCGCACCCGTTCCACAATTTTTCCCGATGCAGTGGGTATTGGTCACTACGCCATTGACTTCCATCCTTGCATGACGAAAAGCCCACCAGAAGCACCCGGTAATACAGAACGTCCAGGGGAAAGACGGGGCGGGGGACAGGCTTATCCCTTCCAAATTGCACTGAGGGCAATGATTCCCCAAAAAGTTGACAATTTAATCGTCGGCGGTAAAAGTATTGCTACCAGTCACATAGCGGCGGCTGCTTATCGGGTTCACTCCTTTGAATGGTCTGCTGGTGCGGCGGCGGGAACTGTCGCCTCTTTCGCCCTCAAAAATAACATTGCACCTTACCAACTTGTAGACGATTTACCCAAGCCAGAACCGCAACTGCAAGCCCTCAAACGTCTATTAAAAAAGAATAGCAACCCCACCGCTTTCCCTGATACTTCGATTTTCAATCAAGACTGGGAAGATTGGCGGTAG